The genomic window AGATGTCGGACCCGCTGCCACGTAGACGACAAAATCCGCGTCTGGCACGCCGACTGTCCGGTGCGCCGGCGGGACTGTGAACGAGCCACAGTGTGACCCCGGCATGGTGTTCACTACGATGGTGGTGTCGGCCGCTGGAGGACGCACCTTCAGCCGCTGCGCATGCATGCTGACTGCCTGGGGCAGTATCGAGCTGATCAatgttctcttttttgcaTCCGTCAAGAGATCAGCGACACTGCTGCACCGTACCAGCGAGCCGCTGGAATCGGGGCGCATCTGGCCAACTGCCGTGCAGTACTTCGATTGGTCTTCCAGATCGGGCGTGAAGACGGCAATGCGGATGGGGGCCCACCCGGAGTCcatgctgtcgctgctgaccGTGACGGCGGCCCGCGGCTCGACGGCGCGCTGGTCAGTGGTGGCCGACGCATTCAGTCGCTTGAGGTTCACTTCGACCTGATAGCGTAGGCCGTTGCTGTTCCTACGCAGCGTCATGTATGTGAGAGGGAGATCGCTTTGCTCGGAGGCTACCTGGCCGTGCCCGCACGGGGATGGGAGCTCGTCCGCCGCGTTTGAGTCCACCTTCAGAGCCGAGGACGCGatcgcagcggtggcaaaAGCGATATACATAAAGAGGacacacaaccacaaccCCAGACGCCACGACGCTACGGGTACGCGCGACATCttggctgctgctcgctACGGATAGCCCACTTCGacaggtggtggcgccggcaAGCGACTTGCTCAGGGCGGGGGAGgccgagggggagagagcgggcgACAGCCCCGcaagaaagaggcgaggcAAGAATGAAAAGTGCGCAGTGGATGCAGCCACGGCGTGTGCGGGACGCGTGCGTCCTTGCCGCTCTTCAGAGAGTCTGCAAGGGAAGGAAAGTAAAACGACAGGCTCGTCAAGCCCGCATCGCATGGGCGtggcacagagacacacccTCACAACAAAGCGGTCAGCCCAACTACAGGTGAAGGTATGCCTGCCGGCCAGGGAGAGGCAAAAAGAATGGACACAGGcgaggagagacacacacacacacacacgtgcctgTCTGTAAAATCGCGccaaaacacacgcacaaaggcgTACGTAAAGCGCacggtgggaggaggggatgaAGACTCTACAGACTACCAGCCGGCGTAGGGTCGCGGCTGTCTGTTCGCGTGCGCGTAGAGAGGagcgaggggtgggggacgcGTACGcagtggagggagggggtggagacAGCCAAGTGGGCGTACTTCGACTTCACGAAAGAATAGAGAAGACAGGCGGAGGAAACGGACCGTGCGTGCCAAAGTATAGAAGCGTAGGGAAACGACTGCGCGAGTTGGCGTCAGAGAAGTCCCCAGCTGGTACTGTGCTGCAACTagcggggggggaggggggaggggagaggggaggaacgACGAGGCTGGTGGAGGCGAGAGCGAGCGGAAGAAAGGTGAAGGGAGGTGTTGTGAGGATGGTGAGGTGGGCTGTCTGAAGCcgaagagaggagcacacacacgcacacagcggTGAAAAGGGAAATGAAGTTGGCGTGTGAAAGTGAGCAATCACAATAGCAAAGTGAATAAACGAAGGAGTGGAAagatgagggggagggggaggggggataaGCGCTGAAAGCAGCGACCAAGTacgatgacgatgatgcTGGTATATAATGACGATGACAAGGTGGAACGCCAGTGCGTTGtggtgtgtgtttttttttgttcttaAAGGGAacagaggagctggaggagagtAGGGCTGTTCCAGTGAAGGAGGCAAAGGGGAAAATCTGATCGAGAGGTGCGTCTTGGCTTGGTGGGTGTTGACTCGTAGCATATGAAGTGAAATAAGACCCTTCCGTGCACGCGCATGAGTCTGTGTATTTGCGGTGAGTACGCCGTGTGACAACGATGTTTGGTTAGTGATGAGAGAAAAGGCGGTGGGGGGTATGGTGAGTGGGGAGTCGACGAgaatgcaaaaaaaaaaggcaagaGCAAAAAAGGGGAGCAGCAAAGGACCATAATTGTGGGCTACTCGTGCACACACGTGACACGCAACGCCATGGAAAAGACGTCTACGAGCGCAGAACACACAAAACTTGTCTTCTTGTGATGTCTGGTGGGCCTTTCGCACCCCTCTTCCTTACATACGCTGTCAGTGACGTACGGGTGCTGCGGGGTGTATTCGGTGTCGCGTTGTGTttttctgccccccccccctcccccttttgtcGGTCGCTCACTCTTCGTTTCCGTGAGAGAGCGACACACATGTGGGGGTGCGATAAAAACACCTCCAGAGGAAAGGCAGTCCGAAGGCGCGCAGCGAAGGACAGGCGCCacgtggggtgggggtggggggaagacgATGTCGATAACGGCGCCGCCTTCACCTCGTATAGGGACAACGCAAACTCTGCAGACACACAACTCCAATTGGGTagaaaaacaaaaaccagcaaaagaaaagggagccacgccgatgtgtgtgtgtgtgtgtggggtggggggggggaatgcgTACTTCGTGGGGTCAACAATGTCATCAACGGGTCCTTTGGTGTGGGCCTAAGCAGGGCGTTAACCCCACAGCGAAGCGCACACCCCACGCTGCGGAGGATACAGCACGCCTCTGCGACGCGCTGtgcagaagaggggggagggggaggaaaagatGAAATTACGCGTTTTCGCCGGCACATCTTTACCTTGCCCAGTTCCGTACAGATTCAAGGGACCTACAATACTCAGCGAAGgaagggtggtggtggtggtggagctTTCCCGGAAGAGTAAAACCTGATGAACACTGCGAgagcccccttccccttccctctctgcctctctctggtgcacacacacgcagacgcctACACATAGTTGCTGTGCCATTCCTGCGCTGTCACATGGCACATATAAACACAAGACATATAAGCAGGATAACCCCAGAGACGAACGCCACCACAGCCTTGTTCGTTTCTTCATCGACTGGTACTGCGAAGACGGGATACTCATCTTCCGCTATCAGATCCTTCCCCGGCTTCCCTGTGGGAAGCATGGCCTTGGTCTTGTGGCGCCAGGGTTCCGGCGTACGTGGCGTCGCTTGCAAGGACGACACATCGTGGGAGAGCTGACGCGGGATGCCAATACTGCTGATTGCGATCTTACCGTTTCCGGGGCGAGGGCTGTTCCAGCTGTCGCGGGCTCGATAGCCGTCAAAGCCGCCTGGTGGCGTAGAATGGAGGAGAACGGGGTTGTTCgccggtggtggcagagagCTACGCGCCCATGATCGGCGTTCAAGTCCGTGCAAGAACGGGGAGTGACTGAAAGGCGACCTGTGCTGGGTGCTGCCTGGGGAAGTGTGGCCCTCGACTTCAGTGCCTTCCAGACGCCACGATGATGGCGACGTTGGCGATCCGGCACCGCTTGGTCTGCCGCTTTTGCTCGTTCTCCCCCCGTCTCTCACGACCCGGGCGTCGGTGATCGTAGCGTGAGGAATGGGTGGCACTCGTGTGACGGGGTTTTCGTACGAGAAGTGCGGCGCTAAATGAGCATGCGGCTGTGCGTGCCGGGGgtgcccctcctccatctgCGCCGGGCTGCGAGGctgaaggggggaggcgttCAAGGATATCTTGGTGGCAAAGAAGGCATCAGTCAGCTCCGTCTGGCTGGCTGCGTCGCTGAAGGCGTGGCTTTGTCGGCTGCGAGGGTGTTGGGCTACCGCCATGCTGTCCCCACCAGCGGCATTACTCTCCGCTGGTGTAATCGCGGGTGTGCTCGGGGAAGACGAAGTTGCTGGGGTCCCGTGAAGGCCAACATGGCAGCACTGCAAAGAAGCTCCGCGTGGAGGCGCTTGCGAGCCTTCCAACGCCTCCGCTACTTTCATAGTAGGTCGCGTCGACGCcggcgctctctctctgctcatAGGTCCAACGGGGTACACGTGGCCTGCCTGATCGCTGCACGTGTCTTTTAGAGCGCCGTCGTCATCAGTATTGTGATCCTCATGCGCGTCCAGAGACTGCTGCCAAGCAGAAAGGTGCGTGCGCCAGTCCAGGAGCTCTGTGAGTGTTTTCACATCCCCAGCTTGAGACGCTAGGCGACAGTGGTgcgtctgcggctgccggccgctgcagctgggctCCTCGACGCCAACGCTGTAAAGGCGCGTTGCTACCACTTCTGACTTCGCTGTCTTCGCCGTGGCACTCGATGAGGCAGTCTCTGCCACTGCACCAAGTACAACTTCCTTTTCGTCCCCTGTCCAATCCACAGAGCTCTGAGCTAGCGTGTGTCTGGGTGTAGAGAGGTGCGCCTCGACTGGAGGACGTTGCTCGTATGCATACTTctctgctgccgcaccggTAGCCGTCTCAATGCAGCCACGCTCAGTGTGATTCGTGCAGCCCTCCAGCTCATCCAGGTTGGTTTCCCGGTTCAGCATAAGGCTGCCGTAAAACGACGCCTCGTGGGAGGAGATGATGGAGGAGAGCGCTGCGGGTAGGTCGCCGCTTAAGGAAGGCGGGAAATCGTCGTTGCTGGGCGCAGAATCGCTGGACGCCGGTGATGGTGAGCGTTGCGCCGGCTCAGACACGAGCCTTGGGGGTTCATCTGACCTCTCCGGTTGCTCCTGCGGCGGCGAGAACGCGGCTGCATGTACTGCTGCGTCATCTACAACGCTGGTCACACTCGTTAGCAAACGCGTGCTCACATTTGGTTGTTGAATACTCTCCATACTACtagcacccacacacccacacacacacacacacacgaaaagaaaaatggcAAGCCAATTACTGCCTCAGAaagtgagggaagagggagtgagtgGAATCACTGCTGCCTTCTcgttttgtttgcttgtttggtTCTGGCCACTGCAGTCTGCTTCTATCTTTTGCCGGCTttgagcgaggaggggacGCAGTTTGATGTGGCCAAAGTGAAGTACTGCAGCGCCTACAAAGAGCGCTTAGGaacgcgcacacccacgtaCGCACGTACGCGCAGGCGCTGAGGCGATAGCCCACAGATAAGGGATATAAGCGATAGAGTTGCGGGATGAATTCAAAACAAAACGAGTAAGAGAAAGAAACGCACGGGTGGCTCTCATGAAGAGGTCGCGAAAACTTGAAACAAAGAATTCACCCGACAACACGCGCATGCAAACGCACACTAATAATATTAATAATGCACGCGGAAgcggaaagggaaagggagtagaggagaggggggggagtgaaAGGTGCTGCCGAGAAGACACAAAGGCCAACAAGAAAGTGCAGCGAagacccaccaccaccaccacgaccacgaccCTACGGGAGACGCGTAGCGTAATtcccgcctccctcttccctccaaAAACAAAGGGCACCCACAAGCGAGgggaaacaacaacaaacgAGAAACGTAACGCGCACACCTACGCAGCCGCACAACTACAAAAAatgaagaaggggaggagagggaagccgCTCAGTGCCGTGGTCGTGCTTCGATGAAATCTGGCGACGAtagcggaagagagagaggctttacgagagagagagagaaaagatcAAAGCGGCAGTGCACGGGAAGCGCAATGAATTTTGGCTGCAGAGGAAAGTCACAGGCAGCTGTAAGCAGTGGGCGAAAGGAGAGGCAGAACGAAAAGCCGATCGTTTTTCGTTTCCTTGAACTCTGGCgatgctctctttctctctctttgccctACGCCGTACCCCTTTGTTTGGCTCTTCGACTTGTCCAGCACCGACGGGGGCTTGTTTGTGAGCAACCACTGCAGAGGTAGTGCAATGAATGGGGAAAGAAAACCAACACAAGCAGAGAAATAAAAAGTGCAGGGTGAAGAAGGATGACTAAACGGTACCTTCACCGTCGCCCAGGGTCACGCAACGAGTACAGCACAGCAATCAAAGCAGTGCGCTTGTCGAGACACCTACGCGTAAAGCCCTGTGGACGAAAACACGAATGAAGAGAGATAATATGCCgtctggaggaggagagtcaCCAGCAGAAACGAAAGTAACCCCCCAAAAGCGGCTACCAGGGGTGGTGATGTGAATCAGCGTGGACGTATATACGTCCGCACCGCCTCACAGCAACGGAATATTTGCGCGTCGAGGGGGGGAACACCCCACAAAAACACAGACAAACAAATAtgaaaaacaaacaacaacaataGGAGGTGATCCAAAGGGTCTCGGCGTGAGAGAACCTCCACACCCCAGcgcaaggggagggggagggggagggagagagtgagagaggaagacgcgCACGCcgtgaggaagggaggaTAAGCAGCACGCCAAGAAATATGAACGAGCCCACcgacccacccacacacacacacacccacacacacgcacgccagcACAAGGGTAGTACAACAGGAgatggtgtgcgtgtgtatttATGTCTAATCTGCATGCGAGTTTGAATACCAGTTGTCGCCTCAAGATGCTAGTGCACATGTGCCGTGTGACGTGTATGGGAGACGGTGGTGTGATTTGAAGCGGGATGGCAAAGCGTGAAGCATAAGGGCAGAGGAAGGTGGAGAGTGAGTGAGAGGAAGATAGGTAGAGGTAGAGCATATCGGAAGTCGTAGAGGAAGAGGACAGGAGCctcgtgcgcgcgtgcgtgtgtgtgccctcaGTGGTAGGGAGTGTCGTTAAAGGAGAAATAAAGCGTTCTCACAATGTAAGAGGTGTCGCACCGcgctttctttttgtgtgcgtgcgtgtagaggagaggcgtggaggaggtgaaacTCGTACGAGCGCACACCAGAACagcccctttctctcgccaAGTTTCTATGCGTCTCGGACAAGAGCCGTCGCAGTAGTTAAAATTCCGTGTGTCGGTCAAGACCCTACGCGTACGTATTAGTGTAGTGAGGGCATGCCTTGTACTCTGGCGACTGACGACTAACTCATCCatcctcccttctttctACACCGGTAATTGAGGGTGCGCTGGCTCCGGCAAAGTAAAGGGTTTGTCGTGCTCTTCTCGCACACTTCTCTCAGTACAAcagcggtgcagcgagaTCGGAGGAAGGGGGCCGTTGAGGTTTCTCTGTTCAGTGCAAGCACTACCTTTCCGCTACCTCCATGTGCCCTgcctcgcctctcttccctctgaGAAGAGGCCTGAGTTACCTTCTGgccctcctccctcgttGCTTCCAGCGTCTGTGCCTCCGGTGCAGGTTCTGCCACCCATCCGGCCCCCTTCCCTGACCCCACTTGGTGAGCCAGGGAAGCTAGAAGgaagggcggcagcgcacgctCTCCAGTACGCCAACGCCGGATATACGCGTGCCTACGCCCCTAAACAAGACGCGCTGTATTCCTGCCGGCGCGGCCTCGGTGTAAGCGGCGCGTTAGCCCACACGCCAGAAGTTGGGTCGACTGCGACGAATATGCCGGCTTGCCCATGGCCTCGGtgttgcgctctctctccctctccactcaCGACGGCGAAGGAGTAGCCGCATTTTTACGCAGACAGTCTTATTCAGCCATCACCTGTCTTGATGCTAACCACCGGTGCTGAGGCTCAGACGATGACAACAAGCATAGCACTCTCACTCGTAGAGCAGCAAGTGGATGCACTCTCTCATGCCCATACCGAGACCTGATGAGTGacaaagggaagagaaagaatAGGAAACAGGCAGCAACATCCTTCCTGACGTGAAATACAGTGGCCCCCGATACACACAACCGTGTAGACGCTCTGCACAGCGTACTACGGGGGAAACAGCCACAACCCACGTTGAGAGGGCCGGTaaggcgtgcgtgcgcaccttcaagaggaaaaacaaagaaggaaaacaacAAAGACAAAAAATGCGTCGGTCACGATAAAACGTGCGGCAAACTGGCCTGAAGAACGCAAACAGCGGTAAGCGTTTCTCGCCATGCCTCCGGCACCTGTGCCCCAGAAGCCCACCCAGCCGCCCGTTCCGTGTGCGTCGCTCGTGCTCTGCTGCCCCCTGGCCGCATTGCTCGAGAGCGATGCACCATGCCAGCTATGGCCGACAGCGGGTGTGCACAGCCGGGCGAGGATGGCCTCTTGCCGTCTCGCGAGCTCCACAGTCGTGCATCTGGGTGTGGGACGGACGCCGCCAAGCACCGGCCACGACTCGcagcgggggggggtgcaAACGCGATGGAGGCCGGACGTCTCTCCGGCACAACGTACGTCCAGGTCTGTCCGCCGACGCCGAAGGTCCGTACAGCCGTACccgaggggggggtggctgCAGGCTCCTGGCCTCCGCAGGCAGAGTGGGTGCTGGGCCCTGCGCTACCACGGTGGTGCGGCCGGCATCATCGGGAGGTTGTGGATGCCGTGTCTACTACACAGCCAGCAGGCACCGTTGCTGTTCGCCAGTGAACCTCGTCGCAGAGGGCACacctcagctcctccttcgaCGCACACCGGTCACTCTGTGGCAGCATCAGACGCTGGCGTGCGCACAGTCACGCAAACGGGAAAAAACGCAGCCTGAACTTTGTTGGTTGGGGCCGTGGTCGTTTGTTTGCTGCCGCTCtactgctgcaccagcaagCCGAGCAGTTGTGCATGAGTGCGTGCGATGCCATTATGCAAACAGAGACGGTCGCCCAAAGCGACGCTGAGCGATGACAGTGCTGCTCCGAAGAAAGGCGGCATAGTGGCCGAGTTCAatgaaagaggggagggaaaatacgacaagagagagagagagacgcaacGGGTCGTCTtgctcggcagcaccggtCAACACGGAAGCAAAGCGGGGAGAGCAAGCGAAGCGGAGGGAGGCCAACGCACAGAAGATGCGTGGACCGTCCCCTCCACCGTCAGAAGGGTCAGGCACCCGTTTTCCCTGAGCCCACTCCttgtgtgcgcctcctttgctcgctcccctctcccgccgCGCAGTTCTCAGATGACCGATGTTGTTGGTGCGTTGCGTAGGCCAAACGAAAGATgggcagggggaggaaagcgaCGGCCACGTGCTCACAGGTGACAGCCAGAGAAACAAAGCAGTCgcacgaggagcagcaaagTGCGAGGAAGTGGGGTGCGAAGGAGCTGGGGCTTGGCGGCGATCTTGAAGTCcctttcgtctctcttcctctcctccgctctctctttctctttgcctcATCACGCCTACTGCTGCtcccctcgcctcccctgCAGCCCCCTCATGCCGCCCAGGCACGTGTCGTGCTGCCTCACTTGGGGGTGTTGTGGAAGTGCGCTGCCACGACACGAGCAATGCTGTACGTCAAGCCCTTAGCGTACGGGATGTGCAGGAACTCATTCGGCCCGTGCGCGTTGCTCTGCGAGCCGAGGAGACCCGTTACAACGAACTGCGCCTCCGGATACATGTCGATGAGCATGCTGATGAACGGGATCGCCCCGCCCATGCCCTGGCACGCGTACGTGTTGCCGAAGGCCTCGGCGCTgccctcgcgcagcgccttgtcCAGCCACGGCTTCAgctccggcgcagcgcagccgttTCCGGCACCCACGGCCTTGAAGGTCACCTTGGCGCCGTATGGCGGGTCTGCCTCCAGGATGCGCTtcatcgcctgcagcgcggccTCGGCCTTCACCAGGGGCGGCAGGCGCATGGAAAGCTTCACCGTCGTGTGGGTGCGGATGACGTTGCCGGCAATCTGCGGGTCCGGGAGGTTGGCGCCCGTCACGGTGAGGCTCGGCTTCCAAAAGTTCTGGATCGCCAGTTCGACGTTGTCGCCAGGCACCGTCGACACGCCCGCCGCCATGGCAAACTGCTCCTTGaacggcaccgccgtcatcCCCTCCGCTGCCTTGGCTGCGTACGGCGGGATCGCGCCGTGGGCCTCCGGGATCGTCACCTCGCCGGTCTTGCAGTTCTCGATGCGGTCGAGGAGCTCGCGCGTGATGCGGAACGTGTCCGGCACAACGccgccggcgacgccactGTGCATGCTCTCCGTCAGCGTCTGCATCGTCAGCTCGCCGATCGCAACGCCGCGCAACGACGTCGTGAGCCACACCTGCGTGTAGTTCATGCTGCCACTGTCCAGGCACACCATGAGGTCCACGTTGCCAATGCGCTCCCTGCAGTGCTCCATGTAGTAGGCCAGGTCTGGGCTGCCCGACTCCTCGCCGGCCTCAATCGTGATCACGACGCGGCCGTGCGGGATgccgtggcgctgcagcgacgcgatggcggtgacggcgccaAAGAGCGCGTAGCCGTCATCGGCGCCCCCGCGACCGTACAGCTTGCCAtcgcgcaccaccgccttgTGGGGGTCGAGCCCCTCTGCCCACGGGCGAAGCGGCGGCTGCTTGTCCATGTGGCCGTACATGAGCACCGTGTTCTTGGTTGGCTCTGTGCCGGCGATCTCAATGAGGAGGAACGGTGTGCGGCCCTCCGCGGTGATGTAGTCGTACGTGAGTCCCGGCACGTTCTGCGCCTTGACCCAATCGATGAGGATGTCAAAGGCCTTCTCCTGCAGGCCGTTGGTGGCCCACTCCGGGTCGAACTGCGGACTCTGGTTTGGCACCTCGATGTAGGCCGAGATGGCCGGCACGATCGTCTCCTCCCACTCTGACTCTACCGTCTTCCTCACCTGGGCCCAGTCAGCGGACATGgcggcggggggggaggggggaggtgcagaAATCCGAAAGAGAGTGAGCgcacagggaggaggggggaatgcAGCGCACGGCTAGGGTCGATAGGGGGCGAGAAAGtagcggagggaggagagacgacgtctgcggaggtggggagaggaggggataGTCTGTTGCCTGCTGGAGTCCGCAACGttaagaagaggaagaggtcgagagagagagagcgatggGTGTACGGTGGAGAGCAAGTCATGCGAGGGCGGAGGGCCTCAAATGGGGAAGGGAGCGAGGTGGGCAGAAAATGCAGCcagtgcagctgccgcttgATTCGCCAGCACGGCACTGAGTCGCTCGTGGGTGGTGCACAGCGCGTTAAAGCTGCAGCGATGCTCGTCGCTCgctgtttcttctccctcccgccACCACGCGCCGCAAAGACTCTTCGG from Leishmania braziliensis MHOM/BR/75/M2904 complete genome, chromosome 31 includes these protein-coding regions:
- a CDS encoding succinyl-diaminopimelate desuccinylase-like protein; the encoded protein is MSADWAQVRKTVESEWEETIVPAISAYIEVPNQSPQFDPEWATNGLQEKAFDILIDWVKAQNVPGLTYDYITAEGRTPFLLIEIAGTEPTKNTVLMYGHMDKQPPLRPWAEGLDPHKAVVRDGKLYGRGGADDGYALFGAVTAIASLQRHGIPHGRVVITIEAGEESGSPDLAYYMEHCRERIGNVDLMVCLDSGSMNYTQVWLTTSLRGVAIGELTMQTLTESMHSGVAGGVVPDTFRITRELLDRIENCKTGEVTIPEAHGAIPPYAAKAAEGMTAVPFKEQFAMAAGVSTVPGDNVELAIQNFWKPSLTVTGANLPDPQIAGNVIRTHTTVKLSMRLPPLVKAEAALQAMKRILEADPPYGAKVTFKAVGAGNGCAAPELKPWLDKALREGSAEAFGNTYACQGMGGAIPFISMLIDMYPEAQFVVTGLLGSQSNAHGPNEFLHIPYAKGLTYSIARVVAAHFHNTPK